A stretch of Natronococcus sp. CG52 DNA encodes these proteins:
- a CDS encoding 4a-hydroxytetrahydrobiopterin dehydratase, with translation MADLLSDDEIDAQLPDEWTREGDEIVRTYEFDDYLRGVNFAQMVGEIAEAQFHHPEITIRYEEVEIRLTSHEEGGITEDDIEMADLIESERSD, from the coding sequence ATGGCCGACCTGCTTTCAGACGACGAGATCGACGCGCAACTTCCCGACGAGTGGACACGGGAGGGCGACGAGATCGTTCGAACGTACGAGTTCGACGACTACCTCCGCGGCGTCAACTTCGCCCAGATGGTCGGCGAGATCGCCGAGGCGCAGTTCCACCACCCCGAGATCACCATCCGCTACGAGGAGGTCGAAATCCGGCTGACCTCCCACGAGGAGGGCGGAATCACCGAGGACGACATCGAGATGGCGGACCTGATCGAGTCCGAGCGAAGCGACTGA
- the hemA gene encoding glutamyl-tRNA reductase — MTPAGVITAARVTHESGSVDDLAASSPESQRAGVADLCTVSGVEEAYVLSTCNRVEAYTVTTDAAVGRAALEEFFATTDDDALVVTDHDESLRHLLRVAAGLESVILGEDQIIGQVRTAYEDARSAGGIGPMLEAAVTKAIHVGERARTETGINEGVVSLGSAATRLVANDVALEGATSLVVGAGEMGRLAARSLADADVDELIVANRTVAHADHLADELEADASAVPLEALTTVVDDADVVITATGSAEPVLAPHHLETNGDERVIVDLGQPRDVAPATDDLPSVTVYDLDDLESITAETREQRADAAREVEAMIGREFDLLCDQYKRARADEVIAAMYESAERIKEREIERALAELDGENDDQREIVESMADSLVSQLLAPPTKSLREAAAEDDWSTINTALQLFDPDFGGDSRRPPSFVETGDTGRSNVRLGATDDD; from the coding sequence GTGACACCGGCGGGGGTCATCACGGCTGCGCGCGTAACGCACGAGAGCGGAAGCGTCGACGATCTCGCCGCTTCGAGCCCCGAGAGCCAGCGCGCCGGCGTCGCGGATCTGTGTACGGTGTCGGGCGTCGAGGAGGCGTACGTCCTCTCGACGTGTAACCGGGTCGAGGCCTACACCGTCACCACCGACGCCGCCGTCGGCCGCGCCGCACTCGAGGAGTTTTTCGCGACGACGGACGACGACGCGCTCGTCGTCACCGACCACGACGAGAGCCTACGCCACCTGCTTCGCGTCGCGGCGGGGCTCGAGTCGGTTATCCTCGGCGAGGACCAGATCATCGGCCAGGTCCGGACGGCCTACGAGGACGCCCGCAGCGCCGGCGGTATCGGTCCGATGCTCGAGGCCGCCGTGACGAAGGCGATCCACGTCGGCGAACGCGCACGCACCGAAACCGGGATCAACGAGGGCGTCGTCTCGCTGGGCTCCGCCGCAACGAGACTCGTGGCGAACGACGTCGCCCTCGAGGGGGCGACGAGTCTGGTCGTCGGCGCCGGCGAGATGGGACGGCTGGCGGCCCGCAGTCTCGCGGACGCCGACGTGGACGAACTGATCGTCGCGAACCGGACGGTCGCACACGCCGACCACCTCGCGGACGAACTCGAGGCCGACGCCAGCGCCGTCCCGCTCGAGGCCCTCACGACCGTCGTCGACGACGCAGACGTCGTGATCACGGCCACCGGAAGCGCGGAACCCGTCCTCGCACCGCACCATCTCGAGACGAACGGCGACGAGCGAGTGATCGTCGATCTCGGTCAGCCGCGAGACGTCGCGCCGGCGACCGACGACCTCCCGTCGGTGACCGTCTACGACCTCGACGACCTCGAGTCGATCACCGCGGAGACTCGCGAGCAGCGTGCCGACGCCGCCCGCGAGGTAGAAGCGATGATCGGCCGGGAGTTCGACCTGCTCTGTGATCAGTACAAGCGGGCCCGCGCGGACGAGGTGATCGCCGCGATGTACGAGTCGGCCGAACGCATCAAGGAGCGCGAAATCGAGCGCGCACTCGCCGAACTCGACGGCGAAAACGACGATCAGCGCGAGATCGTCGAGTCGATGGCGGACTCGCTGGTCAGCCAGCTGCTCGCGCCGCCGACCAAGAGCCTGCGAGAGGCCGCGGCGGAGGACGACTGGAGCACGATCAACACCGCGCTGCAGCTGTTCGACCCCGACTTCGGCGGGGACTCGCGGCGGCCGCCGTCGTTCGTCGAAACGGGAGACACCGGCCGGTCGAACGTCCGGCTCGGCGCGACGGACGACGACTGA
- the lwrS gene encoding LWR-salt protein yields the protein MDAEYVFRVTLRLEPAAESIRVDTGSAETTVTVSRDAPEPGTEGWLFFRNTLWRGEVGDQRYARRLAADWLGEPLGAVESVEFREFQTDEVYFDAMKAEIASDLEAFKADNVSEVLSKYFGSSVRLPSDADE from the coding sequence ATGGACGCCGAATACGTCTTCCGCGTCACCCTTCGTCTCGAGCCCGCCGCGGAGTCGATCCGCGTCGATACGGGATCCGCCGAGACGACGGTCACGGTCTCTCGAGACGCCCCCGAGCCGGGCACCGAGGGCTGGCTGTTCTTCCGAAACACGCTCTGGCGCGGCGAGGTCGGCGACCAGCGGTACGCCAGACGGCTGGCCGCGGACTGGCTCGGCGAACCGCTCGGCGCGGTCGAGTCCGTCGAGTTCCGCGAATTTCAGACCGACGAGGTGTACTTCGACGCGATGAAAGCCGAGATCGCGTCGGACCTCGAGGCGTTCAAGGCTGACAACGTGTCCGAAGTCCTCTCGAAGTACTTCGGCTCGAGTGTTCGACTACCTAGCGACGCGGACGAGTAG
- a CDS encoding DUF7503 family protein: MLGVLFTICVLLTQAGNAAAANGGAVF, from the coding sequence ATGTTGGGAGTGCTGTTCACGATCTGCGTGCTCCTCACGCAGGCGGGGAACGCGGCGGCGGCGAACGGCGGTGCCGTCTTCTGA
- a CDS encoding HAD family hydrolase has translation MVSEYDYWLLDLDGTLVDVEWSYAREVFDRVGDRIGRTFTDQEADILWNGLTGSRDRQLLEWGIEPRSFWDAFHAEEDPLVRAEQTYLHPDAAFVADLDVPVGLVTHCQEFLCEPVLDHVGIRDWFDVRLCCTEETGWKPDPAPVESVVRDLGVAHNGHRGVLAGDGANDVGAAWNAGLDAIHVERVGHERRGQCVLGDYRVQSFDELY, from the coding sequence ATGGTCTCCGAGTACGACTACTGGCTGCTCGATCTCGACGGGACGCTCGTCGACGTCGAGTGGTCGTACGCTCGGGAGGTGTTCGACCGAGTCGGCGATCGCATCGGCCGCACGTTCACGGACCAGGAGGCCGACATCCTCTGGAACGGCCTCACCGGCTCCCGTGACCGACAGCTCCTGGAGTGGGGTATCGAGCCCCGATCGTTCTGGGACGCGTTTCACGCCGAGGAGGATCCGCTGGTTCGGGCCGAGCAGACCTACCTCCACCCGGACGCCGCCTTCGTCGCCGATCTGGACGTTCCGGTCGGACTCGTCACGCACTGCCAGGAGTTCCTCTGCGAGCCGGTGCTCGACCACGTCGGCATCCGCGACTGGTTCGACGTCCGACTCTGCTGTACCGAGGAAACCGGCTGGAAGCCCGATCCGGCTCCCGTCGAGTCAGTCGTGCGCGATCTCGGCGTCGCTCACAACGGTCACAGGGGCGTGCTGGCCGGCGACGGCGCGAACGACGTCGGTGCCGCCTGGAACGCGGGCCTCGACGCGATCCACGTCGAACGCGTCGGCCACGAGCGCCGCGGACAGTGCGTTCTCGGGGATTACCGCGTCCAGTCGTTCGACGAACTCTACTGA
- a CDS encoding precorrin-2 dehydrogenase/sirohydrochlorin ferrochelatase family protein produces the protein MIPLLHDFADATVLVFGGGPVGARKARRFAREAEVIVVSPEFADEAFGGAELVRAAPEPAAVASWIERIAPALVVAATNDGAVNEAVVEAARERGCLVNRADRSGERDPGSVVVPATVREDPVVVSIATGGTAPALSKHLRQELDETLSGAGEMATVCAGLRTELKARGVAPVRRREIVTDVVNSSDVWTALRTGVSKPSQVIEDVLGEQLSTEGDGS, from the coding sequence ATGATCCCGCTGCTCCACGATTTCGCGGACGCGACGGTGCTCGTCTTCGGCGGCGGACCGGTGGGTGCGCGGAAAGCTCGCCGGTTCGCCCGCGAAGCCGAGGTGATCGTCGTGAGCCCCGAGTTCGCCGACGAGGCGTTCGGCGGTGCCGAACTGGTGCGCGCCGCTCCCGAACCGGCCGCGGTCGCGTCGTGGATCGAACGGATCGCACCCGCGCTGGTCGTCGCCGCGACGAACGACGGTGCGGTCAACGAGGCCGTGGTGGAAGCCGCCCGGGAGCGAGGATGCCTGGTCAATCGCGCCGATCGCTCCGGTGAGCGCGACCCCGGTAGCGTCGTCGTCCCCGCGACCGTTCGCGAGGATCCCGTCGTCGTCTCGATCGCGACCGGCGGAACGGCGCCCGCGCTGAGCAAGCACCTCCGACAGGAACTCGACGAAACGCTTTCCGGTGCCGGCGAAATGGCGACCGTGTGTGCGGGGCTCCGGACGGAACTCAAAGCACGGGGCGTCGCGCCGGTGCGCCGACGCGAGATCGTCACCGATGTCGTCAATTCTTCCGACGTTTGGACAGCTTTACGTACGGGTGTATCCAAGCCATCGCAAGTGATCGAGGACGTGCTCGGCGAGCAACTGTCGACGGAGGGTGATGGGTCGTGA